The region ATCAAGTGTGGGTGCATAAAATTATCCTCAGTCCTGCATTTCTGTCTGGCGTTCGACCGGGTCGATCAGCACGGCTTTCTGCTGGCGCACCAGCAGGTCGAGAATTTCATCCTGACGCTCGCCAAGAATTCCGTTGAAGCTGATGCCGCTGGATTTGGTCGGGGCGAGCATCGACACGCGATACAACTCGACGCTCAGCGGCGAGTCGATGGACAGCGGGCCGCTGCCGTTGCCGGCCAGTTCGCCGCCGACCACGATGAGCGATACCTGGGCGTCGAACGGGTCGAGTTCGATGTCACGGTCGGTGTCGCTTAAGTCTTTGATGTGGCCGTAGACGCCGGTCAGGCCGTTGGCCATGGCGAGGTTTTCGTAGAGTCGGATGTTCACGCTGTTACGAATCCGGATGCCGTGGCGTGTGTTGCTGATCACCTTGTTGCCCCACAGCAGGTTGTCGGCACTTTCGTAAAGGGTGATGCCGTCGGTGTGGTTCTTGTAGATCTCGTTGTAGGCGATCAGGTTGTTCACGCTGTTACGGTCGATCACCAGCCCCGAGAGGTGGTTGTCGTAGCTGCGGTTGTTGAAGATGAAACTGTCGTTGACCTCACGGGAAATGATGATCCCGTGCTTCTTCTTGGTCCCGTGAACGGTGTTGTCCGCAATGATCAAACCGTGGGAACGGTCATGGGGGTCGATGCCGTAGACGATGTTGTCTTTGTAGGTGTTGCCCTTGACCACGAAGTCACGGGTTTCGTAGCAGTAGAAGCCGTACCACATGTCCGAGAACTCGGAGCCGACGATCCAGCCCGTCGGCTCAGGACGCTTGAGGACCTTGGCCATGTTTGGCGTGTACTGAGAAATACTCACACCATACGACTTACTGTTGGCGTAGCCGAAACTGGTGATCTTGCTGTTGGCAATGTAGGTCTCGGTGCCGCCCCAGGACAGCAGGAACGGGCGGAATTCCTTCGGCGTCTTGAACAGCGCTGGGCCATTGTTCTTTTCGCTCCACCCGGTGATTTTGGTGTCACGCACAAACAACTGGCCGTCGTTGACCAGGAACGAACCGGCCTCTTGGGACAGGCGCAATTCCTGGGTTTGTTTGTCGATTTCGAGAATGCCTTTGCGCCCGACCACGATTGGCAGCTTGGCCAGGAACACGCCCGGCGAGGTTTCGCTGATGTACTTCGGTTCTTTCCTGGCGAGGTCCTTGAGGTTCAGGTAACCGTCGTCGATGAAAATTGCCTGAGGGATACCGTGCTGACGTACCACCCATTCGGCCATCTTGTTGTCGCCGCCGATGAAGTCCTTCAAGGCGTCTTCCTGCATCATCCGGCGCACGCTGATCTTGCCTGGATGGGTGCGCACGACTTTTGCGGCAATAGCTTCGGCGGTGTAGCCGGACAGGTCTGGCAGTTTCGGTGCGGCCAGCTCTAGCGGCGCGGTCGGCGCGCTGCTGACGGTGTAGGTCTTGGCCTGTTGCAGCTCCTTGGCCATTGTCACGGGTTTGGCTGTCGGTTCGGCAGTGGCGAAGGCGGCCGAGCTGGCCAGCAGCATCGCGCTGGCCAGCAAGGTGATCGAACCTCTCTTCGGATTGTTCATGTCGGGCACTCCCTTCGCGGTTTGCATCAGAAGCGCCAGATCACGTCGATGAACGCGCGGTGCATGTAGGAATCGACCTGTTTGCCATAGGCATCGCCAGGCTTGAACACGCCGCCACGGAACCGCACCAGGGCCGAAGGCTCATCGATGGACTGGCTCAGCGCGGCAGGCAACAGGCCTTGCTTGAAGTATTTGGTGACCACCAAGTCCATTTCCTGGCCGAGGTCTGTCTTGCCATCTTCCAGTGGCAGGGAGGTGCTGGAGAGGATCGCGCCGGTGACGTCGTCGGTGTTGTTCTGCACCGCGTTGATGCCGTTGCTGCCGACTGGCTTGTTGCCGTCCACACGCCAGAACTTGTGGTAGATCAGGCTGGCGTCGTATTCGTCGTTGAGCATCCACGAGCCGAACAGGGTCGCGGTTTGCATGTTGTTCATTTCGCCACGGAACGCTTCGCCAAAACGGTGAACCCGCGAGCGTGTACCGGTGTAAGTCGAGCGATTGCTTTGCAGGCCGTTCTGTTCGTATTCGGCGCTGGCGCGGGCATAGGCAGCACCGACTTGCCATTGCGGATCGAGGCGCAGCCGCACGCCGACATCGGTAGCCCAGCCGTTGAGGTCTTCACCGCGTTTGGCTTCGGTCGGGCGGGTGCCGTCGGCGTTGAGCGCGTTGACCGTGTCGGTGTTGCCGCTCATGCCAGTGATGCTGCCCCAGTAGTTGACGGTGTTGCCGTTTCTCAAACGGTAGGCATCGCTGTCGGCGGTGAGGCCGAGCCAGGTCAGGTCGCCATTCTGTTTCTTGTCCAGCGAGTCGCCGGCTACGCCCGGTTCCGGGTAGTCGAGCTTGCCGTCATCGTGAGCGTGATGACCGCGGATGCCGACCCAATTGCCCGGTGTCCATTGGTACGCCGCATCGGCGTAGGCGTGCAGCCGATCCTTGTCTTTTGGCGCCAGCTCTTTCAGGTCGGTGCGGTATTCGCTGAAGCGTTCGGCGACACCGACGTTGGCGCGCAGCAGGGTGGTGTCGAAGGTCCAGTTCAGGGCCTCGATGTTAGTGTCGCGCCATTGGCCGTCGTCATTGCGCAGGCGTTGGCGACCGAGCTTGAGCATCTCGCCAGGGTACGGCGTGAGGCCGCTGTAGCCGACCCAGAACTCGCGCATGGCCAAGTAGTTTTTCTTCGACGTGCGATCACCGCTGTTGGTGGTCTGGTTGACGTCGTCGGCCTGTTGCAGGGTGTCGGTTTCGATGATGTCGGTGGACGTCACGGCTTGACCCATGGCGTAAGCGCTCCACGCACCGCGTTCGCCGTAGACCCACGGGCGCAGGTCGAGGCCTAGGCCGTTGACGTCGCCGCCCTTGGCGGTGCCGAGGTCAGCGTCATCTTCGGACTGACCGGTGATTTTCACTTCCAGGCCGTAGTTCTTGGCATCGGTCATGGCCGCCAGGGTCGGGCACGACCACAGCAGCGCGAATGTCAGGCCAATACCGGCCTTAACGAAA is a window of Pseudomonas sp. DC1.2 DNA encoding:
- the algG gene encoding mannuronan 5-epimerase AlgG yields the protein MNNPKRGSITLLASAMLLASSAAFATAEPTAKPVTMAKELQQAKTYTVSSAPTAPLELAAPKLPDLSGYTAEAIAAKVVRTHPGKISVRRMMQEDALKDFIGGDNKMAEWVVRQHGIPQAIFIDDGYLNLKDLARKEPKYISETSPGVFLAKLPIVVGRKGILEIDKQTQELRLSQEAGSFLVNDGQLFVRDTKITGWSEKNNGPALFKTPKEFRPFLLSWGGTETYIANSKITSFGYANSKSYGVSISQYTPNMAKVLKRPEPTGWIVGSEFSDMWYGFYCYETRDFVVKGNTYKDNIVYGIDPHDRSHGLIIADNTVHGTKKKHGIIISREVNDSFIFNNRSYDNHLSGLVIDRNSVNNLIAYNEIYKNHTDGITLYESADNLLWGNKVISNTRHGIRIRNSVNIRLYENLAMANGLTGVYGHIKDLSDTDRDIELDPFDAQVSLIVVGGELAGNGSGPLSIDSPLSVELYRVSMLAPTKSSGISFNGILGERQDEILDLLVRQQKAVLIDPVERQTEMQD
- a CDS encoding alginate export family protein, with translation MMLNPFVKAGIGLTFALLWSCPTLAAMTDAKNYGLEVKITGQSEDDADLGTAKGGDVNGLGLDLRPWVYGERGAWSAYAMGQAVTSTDIIETDTLQQADDVNQTTNSGDRTSKKNYLAMREFWVGYSGLTPYPGEMLKLGRQRLRNDDGQWRDTNIEALNWTFDTTLLRANVGVAERFSEYRTDLKELAPKDKDRLHAYADAAYQWTPGNWVGIRGHHAHDDGKLDYPEPGVAGDSLDKKQNGDLTWLGLTADSDAYRLRNGNTVNYWGSITGMSGNTDTVNALNADGTRPTEAKRGEDLNGWATDVGVRLRLDPQWQVGAAYARASAEYEQNGLQSNRSTYTGTRSRVHRFGEAFRGEMNNMQTATLFGSWMLNDEYDASLIYHKFWRVDGNKPVGSNGINAVQNNTDDVTGAILSSTSLPLEDGKTDLGQEMDLVVTKYFKQGLLPAALSQSIDEPSALVRFRGGVFKPGDAYGKQVDSYMHRAFIDVIWRF